A single region of the Brachypodium distachyon strain Bd21 chromosome 3, Brachypodium_distachyon_v3.0, whole genome shotgun sequence genome encodes:
- the LOC100824602 gene encoding H/ACA ribonucleoprotein complex subunit 2-like protein produces MGSDTETEKKRTPVALAPIAKPLAGKKLSKRTLKLVRRASEAKCLKRGVKEVVKSIRRGSKGLCVIAGNISPIDVITHLPILCEEANVPYIYVTSKEELATAGTTKRPTCCVLVMTKPAKGEISEEVKEKLQSDYDQVVTEVAEVTSSMF; encoded by the exons atgggaaGCGACacggagacggagaagaagaggaccCCAGTGGCGCTGGCGCCCATCGCGAAGCCTCTCGCGGGAAAGAAACTCTCGAAGCGAACCCTCAAGCTCGTCCGCCGAG catcggAGGCCAAGTGCCTGAAGCGGGGGGTCAAGGAGGTTGTCAAGAGCATCCGCCGTGGGAGCAAAGG GTTGTGCGTAATCGCTGGAAACATCTCTCCTATTGATGTGATTACACATCTTCCCATACTTTGTGAGGAAGCTAATGTCCCATACATATATGTGACATCGAAAGAG GAGCTTGCAACTGCGGGAACCACCAAGAGGCCTACTTGCTGCGTCCTGGTCATGACCAAGCCTGCCAAGGGGGAGATCAGTGAAGAGGTGAAGGAGAAACTTCAATCCGACTACGACCAAGTTGTAACTGAAGTTGCTGAGGTCACGTCATCTATGTTCTGA
- the LOC100831962 gene encoding LRR receptor kinase SERL2 isoform X1, translating into MAMEAVLAVCSLLLLVFVSFPCTPASGLLSPKGVNYEVQALMMIKNYLKDPHGVLRNWDQDSVDPCSWTMVTCSQENLVTGLEAPSQNLSGLLSPSIGNLTNLEIVLLQNNNINGRIPADIGKLTKLKTLDLSSNHFSGEIPSSVSHLRSLQYLRLNNNSLSGAFPSTSANLSKLVFLDLSYNNLSGPVPGSLARTFNIVGNPLICGAATEQDCYGTLPMPMSYSLNNTQEGTLMPAKSKSHKAAIAFGSAIGCISILFLVTGLLFWWRHTKHRQILFDVDDQHIENVNLENLKRFQFRELQAATENFSSKNMIGKGGFGNVYRGKLPDGTVVAVKRLKDGNAAGGELQFQTEVEMISLAVHRNLLRLCGFCMTTTERLLIYPYMSNGSVASRLKGKPPLDWITRKGIALGAARGLLYLHEQCDPKIIHRDVKAANVLLDDFCEAIVGDFGLAKLLDHRDSHVTTAVRGTVGHIAPEYLSTGQSSEKTDVFGFGILLLELITGQTALEFGKSSNQKGAMLDWVKKMHQEKKLDVLVDKGLRNSYDHIELEEMVQVALLCTQYLPGHRPKMSEVVRMLEGDGLAERWEASQRTDSHKFKVPEFTFGRCYSDLTDDSSLLVQAVELSGPR; encoded by the exons ATGGCAATGGAGGCGGTTCTTGCTGTTTGctcactgctgctgcttgtgttCGTCTCCTTCCCTTGCACGCCGGCAAGCGGTCTCCTCTCACCCAAGGGTGTAAACTATGAAG TGCAAGCTCTCATGATGATCAAGAACTACCTCAAAGATCCCCATGGTGTGCTCAGGAACTGGGACCAAGACTCTGTGGATCCTTGCAGCTGGACTATGGTCACCTGTTCACAAGAAAACCTTGTCACTGGCCT GGAAGCTCCAAGCCAGAATCTTTCCGGCCTTCTCTCCCCAAGCATAGGAAACTTGACCAATCTTGAAATAGT TCTACTGCAGAACAACAACATCAATGGGCGAATCCCAGCAGATATTGGCAAACTAACAAAGCTTAAGACGCTCGATCTTTCCAGCAACCACTTCTCTGGTGAAATCCCCAGCTCTGTCAGCCACCTTAGAAGTCTCCAGTACTT GAGGCTCAACAACAACTCCCTGTCTGGTGCATTCCCTTCAACGTCAGCTAATTTATCAAAGCTTGTTTTCCT GGACCTGTCCTACAATAATTTGAGCGGTCCAGTTCCAGGGTCTTTGGCAAGGACATTCAA CATAGTAGGGAATCCACTGATCTGTGGAGCAGCTACGGAACAGGATTGTTACGGAACTTTACCGATGCCAATGTCCTACAGCCTGAATAACACACAAG AAGGTACTCTAATGCCAGCAAAGTCTAAGAGTCACAAAGCCGCAATTGCATTTGGCTCCGCGATTGGCTGCATCAGCATCCTTTTCCTTGTTACGGGGTTGCTGTTCTGGTGGAGGCACACAAAACATCGGCAGATTCTTTTCGATGTTGATG ACCAACACATAGAGAACGTCAACCTTGAGAACCTGAAGAGGTTTCAATTCAGAGAACTCCAGGCTGCAACAGAGAACTTCAGCAGCAAGAACATGATAGGAAAAGGCGGTTTTGGAAATGTTTATCGGGGCAAGCTCCCAGATGGAACTGTAGTAGCCGTCAAGAGGTTGAAAGATGGAAATGCCGCAGGCGGGGAGTTGCAGTTTCAGACTGAAGTAGAGATGATCAGCTTGGCGGTGCACCGGAATCTCCTTAGGCTCTGTGGGTTCTGCATGACTACCACCGAGAGGCTACTGATCTATCCATACATGTCAAATGGAAGTGTTGCGTCACGCCTGAAAG GGAAGCCACCACTGGACTGGATCACCAGAAAGGGGATAGCACTCGGTGCGGCAAGAGGCCTGCTATACCTGCACGAGCAGTGTGATCCCAAGATCATCCACAGGGATGTAAAGGCAGCAAACGTACTGCTTGATGACTTCTGTGAAGCAATCGTCGGAGATTTTGGGCTTGCCAAGCTCCTGGATCACCGTGATTCACATGTCACCACAGCTGTGAGGGGCACCGTAGGACACATTGCCCCGGAGTACCTCTCCACAGGCCAGTCATCTGAGAAAACCGACGTCTTCGGCTTCGGGATCCTGCTGCTCGAGCTGATTACCGGGCAGACTGCACTCGAGTTTGGGAAGTCATCAAATCAGAAGGGAGCCATGCTGGACTGG GTGAAGAAGATGCACCAGGAGAAGAAGCTCGACGTGCTTGTCGATAAGGGACTCAGGAACAGTTACGACCACATTGAACTAGAGGAGATGGTGCAGGTGGCGCTGCTGTGCACCCAGTATCTCCCCGGTCACAGGCCCAAGATGTCGGAGGTGGTCAGGATGCTGGAAGGCGATGGGCTCGCAGAGCGGTGGGAGGCGTCACAGCGTACTGACTCGCACAAGTTCAAGGTGCCCGAGTTCACCTTCGGGCGCTGCTACTCTGACCTGACAGACGACTCGTCATTGCTGGTGCAGGCAGTTGAGCTCTCTGGACCGAGATGA
- the LOC100831962 gene encoding LRR receptor kinase SERL2 isoform X2 — MAMEAVLAVCSLLLLVFVSFPCTPASGLLSPKGVNYEVQALMMIKNYLKDPHGVLRNWDQDSVDPCSWTMVTCSQENLVTGLEAPSQNLSGLLSPSIGNLTNLEIVLLQNNNINGRIPADIGKLTKLKTLDLSSNHFSGEIPSSVSHLRSLQYLRLNNNSLSGAFPSTSANLSKLVFLDLSYNNLSGPVPGSLARTFNIVGNPLICGAATEQDCYGTLPMPMSYSLNNTQGTLMPAKSKSHKAAIAFGSAIGCISILFLVTGLLFWWRHTKHRQILFDVDDQHIENVNLENLKRFQFRELQAATENFSSKNMIGKGGFGNVYRGKLPDGTVVAVKRLKDGNAAGGELQFQTEVEMISLAVHRNLLRLCGFCMTTTERLLIYPYMSNGSVASRLKGKPPLDWITRKGIALGAARGLLYLHEQCDPKIIHRDVKAANVLLDDFCEAIVGDFGLAKLLDHRDSHVTTAVRGTVGHIAPEYLSTGQSSEKTDVFGFGILLLELITGQTALEFGKSSNQKGAMLDWVKKMHQEKKLDVLVDKGLRNSYDHIELEEMVQVALLCTQYLPGHRPKMSEVVRMLEGDGLAERWEASQRTDSHKFKVPEFTFGRCYSDLTDDSSLLVQAVELSGPR; from the exons ATGGCAATGGAGGCGGTTCTTGCTGTTTGctcactgctgctgcttgtgttCGTCTCCTTCCCTTGCACGCCGGCAAGCGGTCTCCTCTCACCCAAGGGTGTAAACTATGAAG TGCAAGCTCTCATGATGATCAAGAACTACCTCAAAGATCCCCATGGTGTGCTCAGGAACTGGGACCAAGACTCTGTGGATCCTTGCAGCTGGACTATGGTCACCTGTTCACAAGAAAACCTTGTCACTGGCCT GGAAGCTCCAAGCCAGAATCTTTCCGGCCTTCTCTCCCCAAGCATAGGAAACTTGACCAATCTTGAAATAGT TCTACTGCAGAACAACAACATCAATGGGCGAATCCCAGCAGATATTGGCAAACTAACAAAGCTTAAGACGCTCGATCTTTCCAGCAACCACTTCTCTGGTGAAATCCCCAGCTCTGTCAGCCACCTTAGAAGTCTCCAGTACTT GAGGCTCAACAACAACTCCCTGTCTGGTGCATTCCCTTCAACGTCAGCTAATTTATCAAAGCTTGTTTTCCT GGACCTGTCCTACAATAATTTGAGCGGTCCAGTTCCAGGGTCTTTGGCAAGGACATTCAA CATAGTAGGGAATCCACTGATCTGTGGAGCAGCTACGGAACAGGATTGTTACGGAACTTTACCGATGCCAATGTCCTACAGCCTGAATAACACACAAG GTACTCTAATGCCAGCAAAGTCTAAGAGTCACAAAGCCGCAATTGCATTTGGCTCCGCGATTGGCTGCATCAGCATCCTTTTCCTTGTTACGGGGTTGCTGTTCTGGTGGAGGCACACAAAACATCGGCAGATTCTTTTCGATGTTGATG ACCAACACATAGAGAACGTCAACCTTGAGAACCTGAAGAGGTTTCAATTCAGAGAACTCCAGGCTGCAACAGAGAACTTCAGCAGCAAGAACATGATAGGAAAAGGCGGTTTTGGAAATGTTTATCGGGGCAAGCTCCCAGATGGAACTGTAGTAGCCGTCAAGAGGTTGAAAGATGGAAATGCCGCAGGCGGGGAGTTGCAGTTTCAGACTGAAGTAGAGATGATCAGCTTGGCGGTGCACCGGAATCTCCTTAGGCTCTGTGGGTTCTGCATGACTACCACCGAGAGGCTACTGATCTATCCATACATGTCAAATGGAAGTGTTGCGTCACGCCTGAAAG GGAAGCCACCACTGGACTGGATCACCAGAAAGGGGATAGCACTCGGTGCGGCAAGAGGCCTGCTATACCTGCACGAGCAGTGTGATCCCAAGATCATCCACAGGGATGTAAAGGCAGCAAACGTACTGCTTGATGACTTCTGTGAAGCAATCGTCGGAGATTTTGGGCTTGCCAAGCTCCTGGATCACCGTGATTCACATGTCACCACAGCTGTGAGGGGCACCGTAGGACACATTGCCCCGGAGTACCTCTCCACAGGCCAGTCATCTGAGAAAACCGACGTCTTCGGCTTCGGGATCCTGCTGCTCGAGCTGATTACCGGGCAGACTGCACTCGAGTTTGGGAAGTCATCAAATCAGAAGGGAGCCATGCTGGACTGG GTGAAGAAGATGCACCAGGAGAAGAAGCTCGACGTGCTTGTCGATAAGGGACTCAGGAACAGTTACGACCACATTGAACTAGAGGAGATGGTGCAGGTGGCGCTGCTGTGCACCCAGTATCTCCCCGGTCACAGGCCCAAGATGTCGGAGGTGGTCAGGATGCTGGAAGGCGATGGGCTCGCAGAGCGGTGGGAGGCGTCACAGCGTACTGACTCGCACAAGTTCAAGGTGCCCGAGTTCACCTTCGGGCGCTGCTACTCTGACCTGACAGACGACTCGTCATTGCTGGTGCAGGCAGTTGAGCTCTCTGGACCGAGATGA
- the LOC100825107 gene encoding zinc finger protein HD1, whose amino-acid sequence MFMNCNFNCNLLEQEAGRRNFPWARPCDGCHATPSMVYCRVDAAYLCASCDAQVHSANRVASRHERVRVCEICESAPAVLACRADAAALCTTCDAQVHSANPIAQRHQRVPVLPLSAVAISAASGFAEVRAATIHGDKEEGEEVDSWLLLRRNSDDNNCSNSIDRYFNLVGYNPYYDNATCNPGPGEQYRLQEQQVQNRYREKEGSECVVPSQIVMASEEQESGYRIIGTEQAAFMTVGASTYTASISNSISFSSMEVGIVPDNTRPDISKTNILTTSGAMELSVHSVQMPVHFSSMDREARVLRYKEKKQARKFQKTIRYATRKAYAEARPRVKGRFAKRSDIEHEVNHMLSPPVLPESSYGTVPWF is encoded by the exons ATGTTCATGAATTGCAACTTCAATTGTAACCTTTTGGAGCAGGAAGCTGGACGGAGAAACTTCCCATGGGCCAGGCCATGCGATGGATGCCATGCAACACCAAGCATGGTCTACTGCCGTGTTGATGCTGCATACCTCTGCGCATCATGTGACGCACAGGTTCATTCTGCTAATCGTGTGGCATCACGCCATGAGCGTGTGCGTGTCTGCGAAATCTGTGAGAGTGCACCGGCAGTGCTGGCATGCCGTGCAGATGCAGCAGCACTGTGCACGACCTGCGATGCACAGGTGCACTCTGCCAACCCAATTGCTCAGAGGCACCAACGAGTGCCTGTGCTGCCACTTTCAGCTGTTGCCATTTCAGCTGCCTCTGGTTTCGCAGAGGTGAGAGCTGCCACTATCCATGGCGAcaaggaagaaggagaggaagtGGACTCTTGGCTCCTTCTAAGAAGAAATTCTGATGACAACAATTGTTCCAACAGCATAGATCGATACTTCAATCTTGTTGGATACAATCCGTATTATGACAACGCCACTTGCAACCCAGGACCAGGAGAGCAATACAGATTGCAAGAACAGCAGGTGCAGAACAGGTACAGAGAGAAGGAAGGATCTGAGTGTGTAGTACCTTCACAAATCGTCATGGCAAGTGAGGAACAGGAAAGTGGTTATCGAATTATAGGGACAGAGCAGGCTGCCTTCATGACTGTTGGGGCCAGTACCTACACAGCTTCCATCAGCAACAGC ATATCTTTCTCATCAATGGAGGTGGGTATAGTACCAGACAACACCAGACCAGATATCTCAAAGACCAACATCCTAACAACCAGTGGAGCCATGGAACTCTCAGTCCATTCAGTTCAGATGCCAGTGCATTTCAGCTCCATGGACAGAGAGGCCAGGGTCCTCAGgtacaaggagaagaagcaggCAAGAAAGTTTCAGAAGACCATAAGGTACGCAACAAGGAAAGCATATGCAGAAGCAAGGCCAAGGGTCAAGGGTCGCTTTGCTAAAAGATCAGATATAGAGCATGAAGTAAACCACATGTTGTCACCACCAGTTCTACCAGAAAGTAGTTATGGTACTGTTCCCTGGTTCTGA